A window from Glaciimonas sp. PCH181 encodes these proteins:
- the gatC gene encoding Asp-tRNA(Asn)/Glu-tRNA(Gln) amidotransferase subunit GatC, whose product MSLALSDVKRIANLARLELTEDQATATLDKLNGIFSLVEQLRAVDTTGIEPLSHPIAALQADLSLRLRDDVVTEANRREDYQRSAPATEDGLYLVPKVIE is encoded by the coding sequence ATGTCATTAGCCCTTTCCGACGTTAAACGCATTGCCAATCTTGCACGCCTTGAACTCACAGAAGATCAAGCCACGGCGACGCTGGACAAACTTAACGGTATTTTCTCTTTAGTTGAGCAGTTACGCGCTGTTGATACCACCGGTATCGAACCTTTAAGTCATCCTATCGCCGCGCTACAGGCCGATCTTTCGCTGCGCCTGCGCGACGATGTCGTCACTGAAGCCAATCGTCGCGAAGATTACCAACGTTCGGCCCCGGCAACCGAGGATGGCCTCTATTTAGTGCCAAAAGTGATCGAATAA
- the mreC gene encoding rod shape-determining protein MreC yields MEYSPPPLFKQGASARVKAIVCTLLALALLVADARLHALTLLRQAVGTVLYPVQAIALMPRDAAYRMVDYFSSLSSVEKENRELRNEQAARAQQIQQAQLLAVENIQLRRLLGAQQQLPVKSIMSEILYDARDPFTRKIVMDRGAQQGVRTGQPVIDDAGIVGQVTRVFPFTAEVTLLTDKDQAIPVQVLRNGLRSVAYGRGQSGFLDLRFMAANADIKKDDVLVTSGIDGVYPPGLAVAKVVLVENKSADAFAHIVCEPAAGIDRHKQLLILLVDPNPIARPDDIVKPSNGKVDTLSKRRLTDSPREKAQEAAKEADIEANKDAAKVAAKAAIEDAKTSATRKNPQERGR; encoded by the coding sequence ATGGAATACAGCCCGCCGCCACTCTTCAAGCAAGGCGCTTCGGCACGCGTGAAGGCGATCGTTTGTACGTTACTCGCCTTGGCACTTCTGGTTGCAGATGCACGTTTGCATGCGCTCACTCTTCTGCGGCAAGCCGTCGGGACGGTACTGTACCCGGTGCAGGCGATTGCCCTGATGCCGCGTGACGCCGCCTATCGCATGGTGGATTATTTTTCTTCGCTGTCCTCAGTCGAGAAAGAAAACCGCGAACTGCGTAACGAACAAGCGGCGCGTGCACAACAAATTCAGCAAGCCCAATTACTCGCGGTAGAGAACATCCAGCTGCGCAGATTACTTGGCGCGCAACAGCAACTACCCGTCAAATCTATCATGAGCGAGATTCTCTATGATGCGCGTGATCCATTCACCCGCAAAATAGTCATGGATCGCGGCGCGCAGCAAGGCGTGCGTACCGGTCAGCCGGTGATCGACGATGCAGGAATAGTCGGTCAGGTCACGCGGGTCTTCCCATTCACCGCCGAAGTGACATTGTTGACCGATAAAGATCAGGCGATTCCGGTACAAGTGCTGCGCAATGGTTTGCGCAGTGTCGCGTATGGTCGTGGGCAATCCGGATTTCTGGATTTACGCTTTATGGCCGCGAATGCCGATATCAAAAAAGACGACGTACTTGTCACCTCTGGCATTGATGGCGTTTATCCTCCGGGTCTGGCGGTAGCAAAAGTCGTTCTGGTTGAAAACAAATCCGCCGACGCCTTCGCGCATATTGTGTGCGAACCTGCCGCAGGGATTGATCGCCATAAGCAATTGCTGATCTTGCTGGTCGATCCCAATCCGATAGCACGCCCTGACGACATCGTGAAGCCGAGTAACGGCAAAGTGGACACCTTGAGCAAGCGACGTTTGACCGATAGTCCGAGAGAAAAAGCGCAAGAAGCGGCCAAAGAAGCGGATATCGAAGCCAATAAAGACGCCGCCAAAGTAGCTGCGAAAGCCGCCATCGAGGATGCAAAAACCAGCGCTACGCGCAAGAATCCGCAGGAGCGTGGCCGATGA
- the mreD gene encoding rod shape-determining protein MreD, with the protein MSRPHYILLPANPLFIALTLLLAFFLNLMPWGQWPAIPDFVALVLVFWSIHQPRKIGIVIAFCMGLLVDVHDATLLGQNALAYTLLSYFAIMIHRRVLWFSPLGQALHIFPLLLLTQTVQLVLRLIISGKFPGWMYFTESLISMLLWPILSWLLLAPQRRAINRDDNRPI; encoded by the coding sequence ATGAGCCGACCGCACTATATTTTATTACCGGCGAATCCGCTATTTATTGCATTGACGTTGCTGCTGGCATTTTTTCTTAATTTAATGCCTTGGGGACAATGGCCAGCGATACCGGATTTTGTAGCATTGGTATTGGTCTTCTGGAGCATTCATCAGCCGCGCAAAATTGGTATCGTCATCGCTTTTTGCATGGGCCTCTTGGTCGACGTGCACGATGCCACGCTGTTAGGGCAAAACGCGTTGGCCTACACACTTCTTTCGTATTTTGCGATCATGATTCATCGGCGCGTATTATGGTTTTCGCCGCTTGGTCAGGCGCTGCATATATTCCCATTGTTATTGTTGACGCAAACGGTGCAGTTAGTATTGCGACTGATCATTAGCGGCAAGTTTCCGGGCTGGATGTATTTCACCGAAAGCCTGATCAGCATGCTGCTATGGCCGATACTCAGCTGGCTATTATTGGCACCGCAACGACGCGCCATTAATCGTGATGATAACCGTCCGATCTAA
- the mrdA gene encoding penicillin-binding protein 2, translated as MTEFKNTERELHNFRVRITAAVLFVLICFSLLVARFVWLQIVRHETYAAQAEENRISLVPVVPNRGLILDRNGVVLARNYSAYTLEITRSKINGKLEDVIDDLAKLIDIEPKDRRRFKKLMDDSKSFASLPIRTRLTDEEVAKFTVQRYRFPGVDVQARLFREYPLGDVAAHVIGYIGRISQKDAEAIDDSDDAANYKGTDYIGKEGLEKSYESQLHGTTGYEEIEISASGRAVRTLSRTSAIPGNNLILSIDIELQKIVQQAFGDHRGALVAIDPTTGDILAYVSQPTYDLNLFVDGIDQQSWNELLNSPDHPLINRPMNGAYPPGSTYKPFMALAALELGKRTPQQSIRDPGFFMLGGHRFRDDKVGGHGVVDMYKAIVESCDTYFYMLANDLGVDAIHDFMKPFGFGQITGIDLEHERRGLLPSTAWKRAAYKTAARQKWQGGDTISLGIGQGFNAFTPLQIAHATATLVNNGIVMKPHLVKILEDGVTHKHTETVPKESFRIPLKQENIDFIKRAMVGVTHAGTAARVFAGAGYESGGKTGTAQVFTIKQNEKYNTHAVGERFRDHALYTAFAPADKPTIAIAVIVENGGFGAAAAAPIVRKALDYYLLGKRPGDKDKPGVVMPAMDEQPADEVKPDNGDGESYKPGAETPGNRE; from the coding sequence ATGACAGAATTTAAGAATACCGAGCGCGAGCTTCATAACTTCCGGGTGCGGATTACCGCCGCGGTGTTGTTCGTGCTGATTTGCTTCTCCCTTTTGGTAGCGCGTTTCGTCTGGCTACAAATTGTGCGGCACGAAACCTATGCCGCGCAGGCCGAGGAAAATCGGATTTCGCTGGTTCCCGTAGTGCCAAATCGTGGCTTGATTCTCGACCGTAACGGTGTCGTATTAGCGCGGAATTACTCCGCTTATACGCTGGAAATTACCCGTTCTAAAATTAATGGCAAACTTGAAGATGTCATTGATGATTTGGCAAAACTGATCGACATTGAACCCAAAGACCGGCGGCGCTTCAAAAAGCTGATGGATGACTCCAAGAGCTTTGCCAGCTTGCCGATCCGCACGCGATTAACGGATGAAGAAGTCGCCAAATTTACCGTGCAGCGCTATCGCTTTCCCGGCGTTGATGTGCAAGCGCGGTTGTTCCGCGAATATCCACTGGGCGATGTTGCGGCCCACGTCATCGGCTATATCGGGCGTATCAGTCAAAAAGATGCCGAGGCTATCGACGATAGTGACGATGCCGCCAATTACAAAGGCACAGATTACATCGGCAAAGAAGGCCTCGAAAAGAGCTATGAAAGCCAACTACACGGCACCACCGGTTACGAAGAAATCGAAATTTCTGCGAGTGGACGTGCGGTGCGGACCTTGTCGCGGACCTCGGCCATTCCCGGCAATAATCTGATTCTTTCGATTGATATCGAATTACAAAAAATAGTGCAGCAAGCATTTGGCGACCATCGCGGCGCGCTGGTTGCCATCGATCCCACTACCGGCGATATTCTGGCGTATGTGTCGCAGCCGACTTATGACTTAAACCTGTTCGTCGATGGCATCGATCAGCAAAGTTGGAATGAGTTGCTGAATTCGCCAGACCATCCATTGATCAATCGGCCAATGAACGGCGCTTATCCTCCGGGATCGACTTACAAGCCATTTATGGCGTTGGCGGCACTGGAACTCGGCAAACGTACACCGCAACAGTCGATCCGGGATCCGGGATTTTTCATGCTCGGCGGCCATCGTTTCCGCGATGATAAAGTCGGCGGTCACGGCGTGGTCGATATGTACAAGGCCATCGTCGAATCCTGCGATACCTATTTCTATATGTTGGCGAATGATTTGGGCGTCGATGCGATCCATGATTTCATGAAACCGTTCGGCTTCGGTCAAATCACTGGTATCGATCTGGAGCATGAGCGCCGTGGCCTGTTGCCATCGACCGCTTGGAAGCGCGCTGCCTACAAAACAGCTGCGCGCCAAAAATGGCAGGGCGGTGACACTATTTCATTGGGTATCGGACAGGGCTTTAACGCCTTCACACCGCTGCAAATCGCGCATGCCACTGCTACGTTGGTGAATAATGGGATCGTCATGAAGCCCCATCTAGTCAAAATTCTTGAAGATGGCGTGACCCATAAACATACTGAAACGGTGCCCAAAGAAAGCTTTCGGATTCCGTTAAAGCAGGAAAATATCGATTTCATCAAACGCGCGATGGTCGGCGTGACGCATGCCGGTACGGCTGCCCGGGTGTTCGCCGGGGCCGGTTATGAGTCCGGTGGCAAGACCGGAACTGCGCAGGTGTTTACGATCAAGCAAAATGAAAAATACAATACTCATGCCGTCGGTGAGCGTTTCCGCGATCATGCTTTGTACACCGCATTTGCGCCAGCCGATAAGCCAACGATTGCGATTGCCGTCATCGTGGAAAATGGCGGTTTTGGGGCCGCAGCGGCCGCGCCAATTGTGCGGAAAGCGCTGGATTACTACTTACTCGGCAAGCGCCCCGGCGACAAAGATAAACCCGGCGTAGTGATGCCCGCCATGGATGAGCAACCCGCCGATGAGGTTAAACCCGATAATGGCGACGGTGAAAGCTATAAACCCGGTGCCGAAACACCGGGCAATCGTGAGTAA